Below is a genomic region from Candidatus Binatia bacterium.
GTCTCCAATCCCGCGACCGTCCCCGGCACGCCGACCGCGAGCCAGCCCTTCGTCGACGCCGACGGCCGCACGTTGCCGCGCGCGTCGAGATACATCGAGCTCGTCGCGCGCTCGGGCGCCATCTCGCGAAAGTCGATGAAGCGCTCGCGCCCGTCGTACAGGCGGAACAGCATAAAGCCGCCGCCGCCGATGTTGCCGCAACACGGGTCGGTCACCGCGAGCGCGTAACCGACGGCCACCGCCGCATCGACGGCGTTGCCGCCCGCGCGCAACACGTCGACGCCCACCTGCGTGGCAGCGTGCTGCGCTGAGACCACCATCGCGTGAGAGGGTGGGGCAGCGCCGCCGCTCAGCAGCGCCGCGGCGAGAACTACTGCTGCTTTGCGCAGCTTCCGTGGCCGGTCATCGCCTTGCCCTTTTCCGTCCACGTCTCATTATACGTTATCGTCGAAGCGCCAAAAGCGTAGGTCGTCTTATCGTGCGTCGGATCCGGGGGATATCCACCCTCGAACGTCATCGTCGTCGCGGTCGGCGATGCCTTGGCGATACCGATGCCCCAATCACCGCCGGGCAGTGTGTTACCACCCATGGCTACGTACTGATCCTTCTTGTTATCGTACCCGAACAACGTGGCGCCCTCGTGGGCCGGCGTCGTCCCATACACGCCCGTCTTCCCGAGGATCAGGAGCCAGTTGGCGTTTTGGCTCGTAATCGTAAGCGTCGACGTCCGGGTGCCCTTCGGACCGTGGTACGTGCAGCTCCAGGTACCCGGCGTCATCGTGAGGAGCACCGGCTGCTGCACGGCCGCGCGCGCGAGAGCGATCGTGCCGCCGAGGGCGAGCGTCGCTAGGCAAATAGCGTACAGAGAACTCCGAGAAAAGCTCATGATTGCGTCCTTTCTGGGGCGATATACCTGGCTTTTACCACGCTGCGCCGGCCATCCTTGGCCCTGAAATTTTCCACTTCTGTCCGGTCACGTCGGCGCAGGCATCCATGATTAGCCGGTTGTTTCTGCCGTCGTTGGCGATGTCGAGACACTTGCCCGGTCCGGTAAACTCCGACTGCAGGCGCCAGTATCCCGCCGTTCCGTTTGCCTGGATGCTCCACGTCTGTCCGCTATAGTTGCCGCACGTCGCCATGGTCAGCCGGTTGTTGTAGCCGTCATTGACGACGTCCAAGCACTTCGCAGGGCCGGTGAACTCGGTTTTTAGCCGATACGTGCCGGAAGCAGTCGCGCTGCTCACGCTCTCGTCGCTCGGCCCACCGCTCGGGGAGGTTTGGACGATGGACTTGGCCAGACGCTCTCCACTCGCGGCATAGCCACGAAGAAACTGGCTCCCCGGTTTCCAGATCGAACCGTCTGCAAAGGTCACTTGCGTCACGCGGGCGCTTTCGTTCGTCATCCTGCGCACGACGCGGGGCGCCCAAATCCGCCCGTTAAAGCAATGATTGTCGATGTTCACCGGCGGCGTGAACGTGCCCTTATCCGTCCATCCGTAGTTGGCCTCAACGCCTCCGTCGCGTTGGTTACGACGAAGTCAAAATCTACGTCCGTCACGACCTTCGTCGTGACGTTTCGGAACGAGACGCACTGGAGGAAGGTCGACCCGTACCCGCTCGTGAGCGATGCACGATATGCGTAGATCGGATTGGAGCCGTTGTTCCTTACGCGAACGCCGATTCGCAGCTCCGGTGCCGGCGTCGGTCTCGGGGTAGGCGTGGCCGCGGGGGTAAGCGGCGCGGCGGACGGGCGCGACCAAAACGTGCCGTTCCTCCAGTCGATCCTTCGCAGGTCGTTCGAGATGCGTCCGGTGACGTGTGCACTGCCAAAGACACCCCAGTTCGTGTCTAGCGTGCTGGGGTTCACGAAGTGTCCCGTGGCAGTCGCGCCACGTTCGTTGGTCAACGACACCGAAGTGCCGCCTTGACTGATGCGGCAGGGCGCGGATACGTCATCGTTGGCGTACCACGTGCCGCTGATGCTGGGAAGCGTGCCGGCGTGCACCGCCGTCAACGTTCCGAAAGCGATCGTCAAACTGGCGCAGATAGCCGCGATACTTGCAATTTTAATGCGAAGGGATCTCAAATAAGGGAGCGAAACCCAACAACCCGAGCGCCGAGATTCTTTAGGGGGTCTCGAAACGCTGACACCCGATCACCCCATCCCGCAGTGAAAGGGAGGCCACATATGGCACGCTTCACGGCGTTTGCGCTGCTCTTCTTCGTCTCGGTCGGTCTTAGTTCGCTCGCTGCCGCCGTGCAGAACGCGCCGGCGGCACGTGTGCCGCGGTTCGAGCCAGCAACGTGCCCGAAGCTGCAGGGCGTGGAATGGCTTGCCCACGCAACCTGCGGATATCTCGTCGTGTCCGAAGATCGCAGCCGGCGCAACGGTCGTACCATCCGGCTGCTGGTCGCAAAGCACAGCGCACAGTCGGCGGCAAAACGTCCCGATCCCGTGCTCTTCTTAGCCGGAGGACCGGGCGACATCGCGCCGCTTGAGGTCGGTGTGGTTCTTATTGCGCCCAACTTCATTCGCGACCGCGATATCTGGGTAGTAAGTCAGCGCGGCACCTGGTTCTCAAAGCCGGCGCTTACTTGTGCGGCGACGAACGATTTCGCTAGGGCACTTCTCGGCATGCGCTTCTATTCCGATGCCACCGAACGCGCGCATTTGGCTGCGACTGCAGCCTGTCACCGCGAGCTCACCGCCACCGGCGCCACCCTCAAAGCGTATAATTCTACCGAGAGCGCCGCCGATATCGCAGACCTTCGCAACGTGCTCGGCATTGCCAAGTGGAACGTTTACGGGAACTCCTACGGCACCTATCTGGCGCAGACGCTGATGCGCGACTACCCGCAAGGCATCAGAAGCGTCGTCCTCGATTCGGTACTGCCGACGACGTACACGATCCCCGCAAACTGGTGGAACGCGCGCTACGGCTTTGACAACATCTTCAAAGCCTGCGCGGCCGAACCGGCGTGCAACGCCGCACATCCGCATCTCGAAGAAACGTTTACACGACTGGTCAATCAGCTCGAAGCCAAGCCGTTGACTACAACGGTAAGCGACCCCGCCACCCACCAGAGCGTCACCGTGGTGCTCGACGGCGGCGCGTTGATCGACTGGCTTCGCAACCAGACGTACACCGTTCCAACGCTCCAAGCGGTACCAGACGTCATCGCTGGGCTCGCTTCCGGACGTCGCGCTTCTCTCGAGGCGATCGCCAAAGATCGGGCAGGTCGAGCGCCGCCTTACCGTCCTAACGTCCCCGTTCTCGGCGACGGACTCGCCTTCGGCGTCAGTTGCCGCGAAGATTATCCGTTCGCGACGCCGGCAGAACTCGCCGCTGCCGGCCGTGAAGCGTTTCCGAACTTTCCCGACTCGATCCAACGTGAGGGCGTCGGCGGCTGGGCGTACGTCAACCAAGACTGTGGTAACGTCTGGAAAGTCCCCGCCGCTCCGAGCACGATGCACCTGCCCGTCGCAAGCAGCATCCCGACGCTGCTTATGTCCGGCACGTTCGATACCTTGACGTCGCTCGCCGGCGCAAAAGCTGCAGCTTCACGCCTGTCGCGCGCGACACTCATCAGCATACCGGGAGTTGGCCACGGGGTTGGGCTCTGGTCTCCGTGCGCCCAAGCGGTTATCGTGTCGTTTTATGCCGCTCCCGACCGTGCGCCCGACACGTCTTGCGTCAGCGCGGTAAAACCAGCGGAGTTTACCAGGTAATTACCGCGGCGGCGGGCTCCACCATAGATCGATGCTGGGGGTTCCGGGCGGTCCCGACCAATACCCAATGGTGTTATCCTGTCAGGCTTTTCTAGGCTTAAATAGCGTCCTTGATCGTCGCGAACGACGAACCCCAGGACTCTGAGACGGTCAAGATTGTTCCTCACGGAGGCCAGCCAGTCGCGCGATTTCCTGAACAGATCGGTACGATCAAGCCGTTCGATTTCAAGAAGGACTTGTGTGGCGTACATCGGCTTAAACGAATATTTAGATCCGTATAAGACCGAAATTGTGCCTACGGCAGCGACGCCCGGTATTAATCGTTTTCTCGCGCCATTCTTATTTACACAAAGTGGTATAAAGCCGTTGACGTCAGTTGAAATTTCTCGGCGCTACGTGCGGTACTACGATTCACTTGCGCAGAGCGATGCAGCGGTCGTCGTCGGTTTCGGTTTTAATGCGGACGACGGCCACATTAACTCTTTGTTCCGAAAGGCACTCGAAGAAACCAACCTGCGCTTGATAATACTGCAATATCTGCCTGCCGGAAAATTTGATGCTTCGAAAGCGCTCGAGGAACTGCGACGCTTTCTGCGCCTGGATGCCGCTGATCATATCACCGTACTACCAGTAACCAAGAGCCGGAAGGTTCAAAATAGGTCATGGTTAGATGCCGTCCTAGATGTGCTCTAGACACGGAAGGGTCTTACTTCTTTCATGAACTCCGGAGCAATTCCCGGGTTCAACAGATGCAGGCCAGCGCGCCGAATCAAGGCGGCATGTTCGCACTTACGTGCAGTTGTGACCGCCATGGGTTCTTTGCTAGCGCTTTTTGCTAGAACCGCGAAAGGGGTGGCAAGATGTCCCTTACTTCGACTCTTAGAGGGCTAGCAGAGCGCTCGAGCAGCCAAACGTTCCAGCGTTCGTTCGCTGTAATTCTGGTTGCCGAAGCTGTGACGATTGGCGTCGCGTGGCTACTGCTCGGATTCGGCGGCGTAGCGTTTTAGTTAACTTAGTTCACCGACGTGCAGCGACGCGCAGTATTTGTCGCCGTCGCAGTCGCTCGGCCCGTTCTTCGAGGCGGCGATGATCCCGAGCCCGTCGGCGATCATTAGGTTGTCGCCACGTCATCCTTCGACAGGCTCAGGATGACACCGACAGGCTCAGGATGACAAAGTAAGGCTCTACATCGCCGTAAGCGTCAGCGTCTCCGTGTTCAGCTGATAGTTGCCGGCCTGAACGAGATTGTTCGGGTTGGCGCAGATCACGCTGTTCTGCGGACCGTACACCACCACGAGACCCGACGGCCCGCACTGCACCTGCACGAGCTGATAGTTCGAGAGGAACGTCGCTCCGGGGCTGCTCGGCTGCACCTGATACGACGTGTACGTGACGTTGTTCGACGCGATCGAACCGTACACGGCAGCGCCGACCGCCGCCGACGTCACGCCTATAGCCATCGCGCCCCAGAACCCGCCGCCCCAATAACCGGCCGCGGGATACCACGCGGTGCCGCGGTTCCAGCCCCACGCCGTGTTGTTGGCGTAGACCGGATTGCGGATCACTGTGTTGCCGCTCACGTTCACGTTGCGGTTGACCGTATTGTTGTTGAAGTTGTTCCGGTTGACGTTGCCGTTGTTGACGTTGCCGTTGTTGCGGTTCCCGTTGTTGACGTTGCCGTTGCCGCGGTTGCCGTTGTTGACGTTGCCGTTGCCGCGGTTCCCGTTGTTGACGTTGCCGTTGCCGCGGTTGCCGTTGTTGACGTTGCCGTTGCCGCGGTTGCCGTTGCCGCCGCTAACGTTGCCGCGGTTGCCGTTGCCGCCGCTAACGTTGCCGCGGTTACCGCCGCCTTGCGGGCGCGTATCGCGCCCGAGGTTGAAACCGCCACCGCCGCCGCCGGATGGCCGTGTTCCACCGCCGCCGCCGCGCATGCCTCCGCCACCGCCACCGCCGCGCATGCCGCCCCCGCCGCCGCCGCCCGGACGTGCCGATGCCAGTGCCGGCTGCAACGCGAACAGAACCGCGAGTAAAACGCTAAGATATCTCATCACTTCACCACCTTGTCGATCGAGCCGATCATGTTCACATACGTGCCGCGAGCCGTCGTGAACGAGCTCACGATGCCCTTCGCGGGCACCTTCATCGTGGAGCGCGCGAGCGCTTGCGGCTGATCGGTCATGTTGACGTAGACAGTTCCGTTGCGAAAGTCGAGCGGGCTGGTCTTGCCGGCCTGAACGAGCGTCGCGCTCGTCACGAAGCAAACCAGCACTGCGCCTTGGTATGCGCACGCCGCGCGATTGATCACGAGCGTGCCCTTTCCATCCGCTGACGTGATGAACAGCGCGTTGTGAATGACTTTAATGACCGCGTCGTGGTAGGTGTTGCGCGCGCCGTTCGGCTGCTGGATCGTCACCGTGCCCATGGCCTGGGCCGGTGCCGCGGTAAGGCCCGTCGCCGAGGCGAGCGCCAGCGTCGCCGCCGCAGCGGAGCCGAAAAAGCTTAGTTTCATGGTAATTTTCCTTCGGAGCCTCGCCAGCTAAACGGAGGCTCGATACAGATTTCGGCGGCAGGCGGCGGCCTACTGCCCGGGGCCGGCTCCGGCCCTCTAGCCGAGGGTCTTAACGCTTTTTTCATAGATGGGCGCTACGCTCGGCCCACGGTCTGAGGGGTCGCGCCAAGGCGAGGTGGCAGTGTCTGGGGGATACCGAGCGAGCGCCGCGGCACCTCAGCCGTCCTTCGACGGAGCTACGGCGAGAGCTTGATGTACGTCGGGCGGGAGCCGAACAGGGCCGCGAAATCGGCGGCGGTCATGCCGCTCTTGATGCGGCGGCGCGTCAGTTCGTAC
It encodes:
- a CDS encoding RICIN domain-containing protein, with amino-acid sequence MTQVTFADGSIWKPGSQFLRGYAASGERLAKSIVQTSPSGGPSDESVSSATASGTYRLKTEFTGPAKCLDVVNDGYNNRLTMATCGNYSGQTWSIQANGTAGYWRLQSEFTGPGKCLDIANDGRNNRLIMDACADVTGQKWKISGPRMAGAAW
- a CDS encoding alpha/beta fold hydrolase; this encodes MARFTAFALLFFVSVGLSSLAAAVQNAPAARVPRFEPATCPKLQGVEWLAHATCGYLVVSEDRSRRNGRTIRLLVAKHSAQSAAKRPDPVLFLAGGPGDIAPLEVGVVLIAPNFIRDRDIWVVSQRGTWFSKPALTCAATNDFARALLGMRFYSDATERAHLAATAACHRELTATGATLKAYNSTESAADIADLRNVLGIAKWNVYGNSYGTYLAQTLMRDYPQGIRSVVLDSVLPTTYTIPANWWNARYGFDNIFKACAAEPACNAAHPHLEETFTRLVNQLEAKPLTTTVSDPATHQSVTVVLDGGALIDWLRNQTYTVPTLQAVPDVIAGLASGRRASLEAIAKDRAGRAPPYRPNVPVLGDGLAFGVSCREDYPFATPAELAAAGREAFPNFPDSIQREGVGGWAYVNQDCGNVWKVPAAPSTMHLPVASSIPTLLMSGTFDTLTSLAGAKAAASRLSRATLISIPGVGHGVGLWSPCAQAVIVSFYAAPDRAPDTSCVSAVKPAEFTR